Proteins from one Escherichia coli genomic window:
- the ribF gene encoding bifunctional riboflavin kinase/FAD synthetase, with amino-acid sequence MKLIRGIHNLSQAPQEGCVLTIGNFDGVHRGHRALLQGLQEEGRKRNLPVMVMLFEPQPLELFATDKAPARLTRLREKLRYLAECGVDYVLCVRFDRRFAALTAQNFISDLLVKHLRVKFLAVGDDFRFGAGREGDFLLLQKAGAEYGFDITSTQTFCEGGVRISSTAVRQALADDNLALAESLLGHPFAISGRVVHGDELGRTIGFPTANVPLRRQVSPVKGVYAVEVLGLGEKPLPGVANIGTRPTVAGIRQQLEVHLLDVAMDLYGRHIQVVLRKKIRNEQRFASLDELKAQIARDELTAREFFGLTKPA; translated from the coding sequence ATGAAGCTGATACGCGGCATACATAATCTCAGCCAGGCCCCGCAAGAAGGGTGTGTGCTGACTATTGGTAATTTCGACGGCGTGCATCGCGGTCATCGCGCGCTGTTACAGGGCTTGCAGGAAGAAGGGCGCAAGCGCAACTTACCGGTGATGGTGATGCTTTTTGAACCTCAACCACTGGAACTGTTTGCTACCGATAAAGCCCCGGCACGGCTGACCCGACTGCGGGAAAAACTGCGTTACCTTGCAGAGTGTGGCGTTGATTACGTGCTGTGCGTGCGTTTCGACAGGCGTTTCGCGGCGTTAACCGCGCAAAATTTCATCAGTGACCTTCTGGTGAAGCATTTGCGGGTAAAATTTCTTGCCGTAGGTGATGATTTCCGCTTTGGCGCTGGTCGTGAAGGCGATTTCTTGTTATTACAGAAAGCTGGCGCGGAATACGGCTTCGATATCACCAGTACGCAAACTTTTTGCGAAGGTGGCGTGCGCATCAGCAGTACCGCTGTACGTCAGGCGCTGGCGGATGACAATCTGGCTCTGGCAGAAAGTTTACTGGGGCACCCGTTTGCCATCTCCGGGCGTGTGGTCCACGGTGATGAATTAGGGCGCACTATAGGTTTCCCGACGGCGAATGTACCGCTGCGCCGTCAGGTTTCCCCGGTGAAAGGGGTTTATGCGGTAGAAGTGCTGGGCCTCGGTGAAAAGCCGTTACCCGGCGTTGCAAACATCGGAACACGCCCAACGGTTGCCGGTATTCGCCAGCAGCTGGAAGTGCATTTGTTAGATGTTGCAATGGACCTTTATGGTCGCCATATACAAGTAGTGCTGCGTAAAAAAATACGCAATGAGCAGCGATTTGCGTCGCTGGACGAACTGAAAGCGCAGATTGCGCGTGATGAATTAACCGCCCGCGAATTTTTTGGGCTAACAAAACCGGCTTAA
- a CDS encoding fimbrial protein, with amino-acid sequence MKKYIIPFVATTLIFSVTTFAKDVDQGTLTVGGEVVDTTCYFVNGDSTTDIVVEDVVTSAMNQLINNESYTLKTGSTAHDLEIQCNGNTAPNIEVLASEFDANNFTLNKGTAENVGFAFFLGDGNMTRILPGVKTPLKDNGSGQYFLNINAQYERTSTDPVTKGSVESTVTIKISAD; translated from the coding sequence ATGAAAAAGTATATTATTCCGTTCGTGGCGACAACGTTGATATTCAGCGTAACAACCTTCGCCAAGGATGTCGATCAAGGAACACTAACCGTTGGAGGAGAAGTTGTTGATACAACGTGTTACTTTGTTAATGGTGATTCAACAACCGATATTGTTGTCGAAGATGTTGTAACCAGTGCAATGAATCAACTTATTAATAATGAAAGCTATACTTTAAAAACCGGTTCAACCGCTCATGACTTAGAAATTCAGTGTAATGGCAATACAGCACCAAATATCGAAGTATTAGCCTCAGAGTTTGATGCTAATAACTTTACGTTGAATAAAGGAACTGCTGAAAACGTTGGCTTTGCCTTTTTCCTCGGTGATGGAAATATGACAAGAATATTGCCAGGTGTAAAAACACCGCTGAAAGATAATGGTTCTGGACAATATTTTCTTAATATAAATGCACAATATGAGCGTACAAGTACCGATCCTGTAACAAAAGGTTCCGTGGAGTCAACCGTGACGATTAAAATCAGTGCAGATTAA
- the ileS gene encoding isoleucine--tRNA ligase, producing MSDYKSTLNLPETGFPMRGDLAKREPGMLARWTDDDLYGIIRAAKKGKKTFILHDGPPYANGSIHIGHSVNKILKDIIVKSKGLSGYDSPYVPGWDCHGLPIELKVEQEYGKPGEKFTAAEFRAKCREYAATQVDGQRKDFIRLGVLGDWSHPYLTMDFKTEANIIRALGKIIGNGHLHKGAKPVHWCVDCRSALAEAEVEYYDKTSPSIDVAFQAVDQDALKAKFGVSNVNGPISLVIWTTTPWTLPANRAISIAPDFDYALVQIDGQAVILAKDLVESVMQRIGVTDYTILGTVKGAELELLRFTHPFMGFDVPAILGDHVTLDAGTGAVHTAPGHGPDDYVIGQKYGLETANPVGPDGTYLPGTYPTLDGVNVFKANDIVVALLQEKGALLHVEKMQHSYPCCWRHKTPIIFRATPQWFVSMDQKGLRAQSLKEIKGVQWIPDWGQARIESMVANRPDWCISRQRTWGVPMSLFVHKDTEELHPRTLELMEEVAKRVEVDGIQAWWDLDAKEILGDEADQYVKVPDTLDVWFDSGSTHSSVVDVRPEFAGHAADMYLEGSDQHRGWFMSSLMISTAMKGKAPYRQVLTHGFTVDGQGRKMSKSIGNTVSPQDVMNKLGADILRLWVASTDYTGEMAVSDEILKRAADSYRRIRNTARFLLANLNGFDPAKDMVKPEEMVVLDRWAVGCAKAAQEDILKAYEAYDFHEVVQRLMRFCSVEMGSFYLDIIKDRQYTAKADSVARRSCQTALYHIAEALVRWMAPILSFTADEVWGYLPGEREKYVFTGEWYEGLFGLADSEAMNDAFWDELLKVRGEVNKVIEQARADKKVGGSLEAAVTLFAEPELAAKLTALGDELRFVLLTSGATVADYNDAPADAQQSEVLKGLKVALSKAEGEKCPRCWHYTQDVGKVAEHAEICGRCVSNVAGDGEKRKFA from the coding sequence ATGAGTGACTATAAATCAACCCTGAATTTGCCGGAAACAGGGTTCCCGATGCGTGGCGATCTCGCCAAGCGCGAACCGGGAATGCTGGCGCGTTGGACTGATGATGATCTGTACGGCATCATCCGTGCGGCTAAAAAAGGCAAAAAAACCTTCATTCTGCATGATGGCCCTCCTTATGCGAATGGCAGCATTCATATTGGTCACTCGGTTAACAAGATTCTGAAAGACATTATCGTGAAGTCCAAAGGGCTTTCCGGCTATGACTCGCCGTATGTGCCTGGCTGGGACTGCCACGGTCTGCCGATCGAGCTGAAAGTAGAGCAAGAATACGGTAAGCCGGGTGAGAAATTCACCGCCGCCGAGTTCCGCGCCAAGTGCCGCGAATACGCAGCGACTCAGGTTGACGGTCAGCGCAAAGACTTTATCCGTCTGGGCGTGCTGGGCGACTGGTCGCACCCGTACCTGACTATGGACTTCAAAACTGAAGCCAACATCATCCGCGCGCTGGGCAAAATCATTGGCAACGGTCACCTGCACAAAGGCGCGAAGCCGGTGCACTGGTGCGTTGACTGCCGTTCTGCGCTGGCGGAAGCGGAAGTTGAGTATTACGACAAAACTTCTCCGTCCATCGACGTCGCTTTCCAGGCGGTCGATCAGGATGCACTGAAAGCAAAATTTGGCGTAAGCAACGTTAACGGCCCAATCTCGCTGGTGATCTGGACCACTACGCCGTGGACTTTGCCTGCCAACCGCGCAATCTCCATTGCACCGGATTTCGACTATGCGCTGGTGCAGATCGACGGTCAGGCCGTGATTCTGGCGAAAGATCTGGTTGAAAGCGTAATGCAGCGTATCGGCGTTACCGATTACACCATTCTCGGCACGGTAAAAGGTGCGGAGCTGGAGCTGCTGCGCTTTACCCATCCGTTTATGGGCTTCGACGTTCCTGCAATCCTCGGCGATCACGTTACCCTGGATGCCGGTACCGGTGCCGTACACACCGCGCCTGGCCACGGCCCGGACGACTATGTGATTGGTCAGAAATACGGCCTGGAAACCGCTAACCCGGTTGGCCCGGACGGCACTTATCTGCCGGGCACTTACCCGACGCTGGATGGCGTGAACGTCTTCAAAGCGAACGACATCGTTGTTGCGCTGCTGCAGGAAAAAGGCGCGCTGCTGCACGTAGAGAAAATGCAGCACAGCTATCCGTGCTGCTGGCGTCACAAAACGCCGATCATCTTCCGCGCGACGCCGCAGTGGTTCGTCAGCATGGATCAGAAAGGTCTGCGTGCGCAGTCACTGAAAGAGATCAAAGGCGTGCAGTGGATCCCGGACTGGGGCCAGGCGCGTATCGAGTCGATGGTTGCTAACCGTCCTGACTGGTGTATCTCCCGTCAGCGCACCTGGGGCGTACCGATGTCACTGTTCGTGCACAAAGACACGGAAGAGCTGCATCCGCGTACCCTCGAACTGATGGAAGAAGTGGCAAAACGCGTTGAAGTTGATGGCATTCAGGCATGGTGGGATCTTGATGCGAAAGAGATCCTCGGCGACGAAGCTGATCAGTACGTGAAAGTGCCGGATACGCTGGACGTATGGTTTGACTCCGGATCTACCCACTCTTCTGTTGTTGACGTGCGTCCGGAATTTGCCGGTCACGCAGCGGACATGTATCTGGAAGGTTCTGACCAGCACCGTGGCTGGTTCATGTCTTCCCTGATGATCTCCACCGCGATGAAAGGCAAAGCGCCGTATCGTCAGGTACTGACCCACGGCTTTACCGTAGATGGTCAGGGCCGCAAGATGTCTAAATCTATCGGCAACACCGTTTCGCCGCAGGACGTGATGAACAAACTCGGCGCGGATATTCTGCGTCTGTGGGTGGCATCAACTGACTACACCGGTGAAATGGCCGTTTCTGACGAGATCCTGAAACGTGCTGCCGACAGCTATCGTCGTATCCGTAATACCGCACGCTTCCTGCTGGCAAACCTTAATGGTTTTGATCCGGCAAAAGATATGGTGAAACCGGAAGAGATGGTGGTACTGGATCGCTGGGCCGTAGGTTGTGCGAAAGCGGCACAGGAAGACATCCTCAAGGCATACGAAGCATACGATTTCCACGAAGTGGTACAGCGTCTGATGCGCTTCTGCTCCGTTGAGATGGGCTCTTTCTACCTCGACATCATTAAGGACCGCCAGTACACCGCGAAAGCGGACAGCGTGGCGCGTCGTAGCTGCCAGACTGCGCTGTATCACATCGCAGAAGCGCTGGTTCGCTGGATGGCACCAATCCTCTCCTTCACCGCTGATGAAGTGTGGGGCTATCTGCCGGGCGAACGTGAAAAATACGTCTTCACCGGCGAGTGGTACGAAGGCCTGTTTGGTCTGGCAGACAGCGAAGCGATGAACGATGCGTTCTGGGACGAGCTGCTGAAAGTGCGTGGCGAAGTGAACAAAGTCATTGAGCAAGCGCGTGCCGACAAGAAAGTGGGCGGCTCGCTGGAAGCGGCAGTGACCTTGTTCGCAGAACCGGAACTGGCGGCGAAACTGACCGCGCTGGGCGATGAATTACGATTTGTCCTGTTGACCTCCGGCGCTACCGTTGCAGACTATAACGACGCCCCTGCTGATGCTCAGCAGAGCGAAGTACTCAAAGGGCTGAAAGTCGCGTTGAGTAAAGCCGAAGGTGAGAAGTGCCCACGCTGCTGGCACTACACCCAGGATGTCGGCAAGGTGGCGGAACACGCAGAAATCTGCGGCCGCTGTGTCAGCAACGTCGCCGGTGACGGTGAAAAACGTAAGTTTGCCTGA
- the lspA gene encoding signal peptidase II, with the protein MSQSICSTGLRWLWLVVVVLIIDLGSKYLILQNFALGDTVPLFPSLNLHYARNYGAAFSFLADSGGWQRWFFAGIAIGISVILMVMMYRSKATQKLNNIAYALIIGGALGNLFDRLWHGFVVDMIDFYVGDWHFATFNLADTAICVGAALIVLEGFLPSKAKKQ; encoded by the coding sequence ATGAGTCAATCGATTTGTTCAACAGGGCTACGCTGGCTGTGGCTGGTGGTAGTCGTGCTGATTATCGATCTGGGCAGCAAATACCTGATCCTCCAGAACTTTGCTCTGGGGGATACGGTCCCGCTGTTCCCGTCGCTTAATCTGCATTATGCGCGTAACTATGGCGCGGCGTTTAGTTTCCTTGCCGATAGTGGCGGCTGGCAGCGTTGGTTCTTTGCCGGTATTGCGATTGGTATTAGCGTGATCCTGATGGTGATGATGTATCGCTCGAAGGCCACGCAGAAGCTAAACAATATCGCTTACGCGCTGATTATTGGCGGTGCGCTGGGCAACCTGTTCGACCGCCTGTGGCACGGCTTCGTTGTCGATATGATCGACTTCTACGTCGGCGACTGGCACTTCGCTACCTTCAACCTTGCCGATACTGCCATCTGTGTCGGTGCGGCACTGATTGTGCTGGAAGGTTTTTTGCCTTCTAAAGCGAAAAAACAATAA
- the fkpB gene encoding FKBP-type peptidyl-prolyl cis-trans isomerase, with the protein MSESVQSNSAVLVHFTLKLDDGTTAESTRNNGKPALFRLGDASLSEGLEQHLLGLKVGDKTTFSLEPDAAFGVPSPDLIQYFSRREFMDAGEPEIGAIMLFTAMDGSEMPGVIREINGDSITVDFNHPLAGQTVHFDIEVLEIDPALEA; encoded by the coding sequence ATGTCTGAATCTGTACAGAGCAATAGCGCCGTCCTGGTGCACTTCACGCTGAAACTCGACGATGGCACTACCGCCGAGTCTACCCGCAACAACGGTAAACCGGCGCTGTTCCGCCTGGGCGATGCTTCTCTTTCCGAAGGGCTGGAGCAACACCTGCTGGGGCTGAAAGTGGGCGATAAAACTACTTTCTCGCTGGAGCCAGATGCGGCGTTTGGCGTGCCGTCACCGGACCTGATTCAGTACTTCTCCCGCCGTGAGTTTATGGATGCAGGCGAGCCAGAAATTGGCGCAATCATGCTTTTTACCGCAATGGATGGCAGTGAGATGCCTGGCGTGATCCGCGAAATTAACGGCGACTCCATTACCGTTGATTTCAACCATCCGCTGGCCGGGCAGACCGTTCATTTTGATATTGAAGTGCTGGAAATCGATCCGGCACTGGAGGCGTAA
- a CDS encoding pentapeptide repeat-containing protein, whose translation MKDGIYTLPHYLYKSNIADNETIKETRKDNSLKILCEYKTELIILFDDFFRSQQLPKISPALHFLFQQTNLIDAHFYRCKVQEHTIQLSFLKDKNITLLRLDVFDDFTSEYITEDIKISEDCHVKFLKFLKTNFDQEIYDQLYTPEIFYEACKKVQSFYDHQDTLLNRKYREIDKKKGYLSKELKKLIKMNTYPELYNGQYQKIPYLSIDVNQDITWQNFKTSNTAYLQLCEKLSSFKITTNQLIQKTACCTTEKTTTNKFNVVFSYDGYYIKEFILLLPYNKSMEIYELNKQKIQYLTAPNINIHKILLSNLTIEKSNLTYGYYSTCILSNISCFESDLSNTTFFNGEINNLFLKKCNIFGVFFIKTKIKNLLCEDIMPVRWTTQLVNKYLGNIYTGVFKTLGSIDDKASRFEILIPLVQTLVRDNVTLNNDVYQELSKYMHDYDKTSPEMSKYLQSINESMFLMTNIPHQDPPPKERSYSE comes from the coding sequence ATGAAAGATGGTATATATACTTTGCCACATTATCTTTATAAATCAAATATAGCAGATAATGAAACAATAAAGGAAACAAGAAAAGACAATTCATTAAAAATATTATGCGAGTATAAAACAGAGTTAATTATTTTATTTGATGATTTTTTTAGAAGCCAACAGTTACCTAAAATATCTCCAGCACTTCATTTTTTATTTCAACAGACTAATTTGATAGATGCGCATTTTTATAGATGTAAAGTCCAAGAACACACAATCCAACTTTCTTTTTTAAAAGACAAAAACATCACATTACTTAGATTGGATGTTTTTGATGACTTCACAAGTGAATATATTACTGAAGATATTAAGATATCAGAAGATTGCCATGTCAAATTCCTTAAATTTTTAAAGACAAACTTCGATCAGGAAATATACGATCAGTTATATACTCCTGAAATATTTTATGAAGCCTGCAAAAAAGTTCAGTCATTTTATGATCATCAGGATACCTTGCTAAACAGAAAATACAGAGAAATAGACAAGAAAAAAGGTTATCTTAGCAAGGAACTCAAAAAGCTAATTAAAATGAATACATACCCTGAGTTATACAATGGGCAATATCAAAAAATCCCTTACTTATCCATCGATGTTAACCAAGATATAACATGGCAGAATTTTAAAACTAGCAACACAGCATATTTACAGCTTTGTGAAAAATTATCATCTTTTAAAATTACGACTAATCAATTAATACAAAAAACAGCTTGCTGCACAACTGAAAAAACGACCACCAATAAATTTAATGTTGTCTTTTCTTACGACGGATATTATATAAAGGAATTTATACTTTTATTACCCTATAATAAATCCATGGAGATTTATGAACTTAACAAGCAAAAAATCCAGTACTTGACTGCTCCAAATATTAACATACATAAAATATTGCTATCAAACTTAACGATAGAAAAGAGCAACCTGACATATGGTTATTATTCCACTTGTATATTATCAAATATATCATGCTTTGAAAGTGACTTATCAAACACAACCTTTTTCAATGGAGAAATAAATAATCTTTTCTTAAAAAAATGTAATATATTTGGAGTATTCTTCATTAAAACAAAAATAAAAAACCTTCTCTGTGAAGATATTATGCCTGTTCGATGGACCACTCAACTTGTCAATAAGTACTTAGGTAACATATATACAGGAGTATTCAAAACACTGGGAAGTATTGATGACAAAGCGTCTCGTTTCGAAATTTTGATTCCATTGGTTCAAACATTAGTTCGCGACAATGTAACGCTAAATAATGATGTGTATCAAGAATTGAGTAAGTATATGCACGATTACGACAAAACATCTCCGGAAATGAGTAAATACCTTCAGAGCATCAATGAAAGTATGTTCCTTATGACAAACATCCCTCATCAGGATCCCCCCCCCAAAGAAAGATCTTATTCAGAATAA
- the yaaY gene encoding DUF2575 family protein: MCRHSLRSDGAGFYQLAWCEYSFSAIKIAAGGLFLPVICGMAMKSHFFLISVLNRRLTLTAVQGILGRFSLF, from the coding sequence ATGTGCCGGCACTCGTTACGTAGTGATGGCGCAGGATTCTACCAGCTTGCGTGGTGCGAATACAGCTTTTCCGCGATAAAAATTGCAGCAGGCGGTCTGTTTCTTCCCGTAATTTGCGGCATGGCAATGAAAAGCCACTTCTTTCTGATTTCGGTACTCAATCGCCGGTTAACCTTGACCGCTGTACAAGGTATACTCGGACGATTTTCACTGTTTTGA
- the rpsT gene encoding 30S ribosomal protein S20, protein MANIKSAKKRAIQSEKARKHNASRRSMMRTFIKKVYAAIEAGDKAAAQKAFNEMQPIVDRQAAKGLIHKNKAARHKANLTAQINKLA, encoded by the coding sequence TTGGCTAATATCAAATCAGCTAAGAAGCGCGCCATTCAGTCTGAAAAGGCTCGTAAGCACAACGCAAGCCGTCGCTCTATGATGCGTACTTTCATCAAGAAAGTATACGCAGCTATCGAAGCTGGCGACAAAGCTGCTGCACAGAAAGCATTTAACGAAATGCAACCGATCGTGGACCGTCAGGCTGCTAAAGGTCTGATCCACAAAAACAAAGCTGCACGTCATAAGGCTAACCTGACTGCACAGATCAACAAACTGGCTTAA